The genomic region GGAGGTGCGGAGATTGGAGTGGCCGGGGGCGCGGAGATCGGCTGGGCTGGAGGTGCGGAAACGGGTGCCGTGACGGCAGCGTCGGTCCACCGGTCGGCGGCGGTGGGTTCGGCGTCCACCGTCGACCGGTCGTGCTCGCCCACCGGCCCGGACACGGGTGCGGCCGAGCTGCTGAGGATCGCCCGATCGTCGGTCGCCTCGACCGGGTCGGTCGCGTCAGTCGTCCCGGCTGTCTCGGTGGCTACGGTCGCGTCGACCGTTTCGGCTGGCCCGCTCGTCTCGCGCTCGACCGTTTCGACTGGCTCGGTGGTCTCGCGCTCGGTCCTCTCGCCCTTGTCGGGCTCGGCCGGCTTGGCAGGGCTGAACCAGGCGTCCGGCCGCTGAGCCGGAACCTCGGCCGGTGGGGGAGCCGACGACGCGGGCGGCTCCGAGGGCGGCGGGGGCACGTACCGGCGCGGCACACCGGGGGCGATCGGAAGCGCCCGATCGGGGTCCACCTCGGGTGCGGGCGATGTGGGCGCCGAGAGCGGGCGGGCGACCGGCGGGTCCGGGCGCTGCCAGGTGGGAGGTGGCGCGACCGCAGGTCCCACGTCCCGCCGCGCCTCGTCCGGCCCACTGCCCGAGCCGGTCCTGCTGCCCGCGCCCGGTCCGGGGTAACGCGGTGGTGCGGTGGGTTGGGCGGCGGCGGTAGGTGCCGGCCCGACCGGCGTCCGCCGCTCGGACGACTCGCGCCAGTCGGTCGGCGGCGACGGCTCGCGTCGATCGAGAGGCGGGGAGGGCTCGCGTCGGTCGGGCGGCGGTGACGGCTCGCGCCGATCGGTCGGTGATGGTTCGTCCCGGTCGGCGGGTATCGGAGGGTCCACCGTGGCGGGGAGGAACTCCAGTCGGAGCCGGGCGGCCGGCGGGCCGGAGACGGGTACGTCGCGCGGCGGGGAAACCGGCGCGGCCGACACCGGCCGATCCCGATCGTGACCAGCCGGAGTGGACGGCCGGCGCTCGTATTGGGTCGGGGCAGGCGAGGTCGGTGCGGCCGAGTGCGGGACGGGCGACTTCGGGGCAGCCGAATCCGAGGTGAAGGCCGCCGGACGGTCCCGGCCGGGCGCGGCAGGCGATCCGGGGGCCGGCGATACCGGTCGTGCTGGCGAAGCAGGTGCCGGCGATATCGGCCGCGCCGGGGAGACGGGCGCAGGCGGGACCGGCGTGGCCCGGCCCGGTGCGGTCGGTGTCGTCGTGGCGGGGCGAGCCGGCCGGTCGTCGTACCGGGAACGTTCGGCTGGTGCCCGCTCGGGTCGGCTGGCCGGCCGCGACGGCGCGCCCGTCTCGGGGTCGCGGTGGCCGGGCTCCCGGGTACGGTCCGGGCGTACCGGGCCCGGTGGCGGCCACGGAAGCATGCCGTCCGGTCGGGAGGCGGGCTGCACGCGGGGCTCGCGGTACGCCTCCGGCGAGGTCTCCTCGCGCGGACGCCGGTCGGGGTACGCCTCGGCGCGGGCCGCTGCCTCGCGCCGGTGCTGCTCGGTGTCGGGTCTGCGGCGCTCGTCCCGGCGCGACTGCTCCGGTGCCTCCTGCTCGGGCCGGCGCCGCCATCCGCCGTCGGGCGTCGGCGGCGTGCCGTACCCCTCGTCCGGACGGTGCCGCCGGTCGGCGGACGCGCCAGGGTTGCCGTCCGGCCGGGGCCGACCGCCCGACCCGGCGCCTTCGGCGGCCCACTCCGAACGGCGGATGTCTTCCGGCCGCTCCATGCGGCGGGCGTCGTCGGGCCGCTCCGGGCGGCGAACGTCGTCCGGGCGTTCCGGGCGGCGAACGTCGTCGGGCCGCTCCGGGCGGCGAGCGTCCTCCGGCCGATCTGGTCGGCGGATGTCGTCGGCCCGCTCGGGGCGGCGGGCGTCGTCGGGCCGTCGGTCGGGGCGGTGACGCGGGCTGCTGTCCACGGGCGCCCACGTGCCCGGCGCTTCGGCTGCCCAGCCGTTGGCAGGCCGCTCGTCGTGGCTGCGGGGCGGCCTGGCGTCGTACCTGTCGGGGGTGCGTCGGTCGTGGCCGGCGGTCTGTCGCTCCGATGTGCCACGTCCGCGCGGCGTCTCGTCGGGCTCGGGGACCCAGCCGCCGTCGAACCGGGGTGCGGGGGAGACCGGCGGGGCGGCCGGATGTCCCCGGTCGGTCGGCTGAGGGCGGCGGCTGTCGTACCGCTCAGGGGCCTGCTGCTCGCGGTGCCAGGCGGCCTCCCGGGCCGGCCCTCGCTCGTCGCTGGGGCGCCGGTCGGACCAGGCGGTCCGCCGGTCCGACTCGGGGGAGCGGCGTTCCTCGCGCCGGGGCGGCTCGGGCAGTGGGCGGCGGTACGGCTCGTGGTCGTAGTGGGGGGCGTCGGACCGGCCGCGCGGCGGTGGGTCCAGCGGCCGGTCGTCACCGCGCGGCCAACTGTAGGCAGGGTTTCCGACCGGCTCGTCGTCCGGCCAGGAACGGTCGTGAGCCTGCTCAGCAGGGGGTTCGTCGGCCCAGGAACGGCCGAGGTACGTGCCGTCCGGGCGGGTGGGTGCCAGCGGTGGCACCTCGGTGCGGCCGACCACTGTCGCGCGTCCGCGCGGCGGTGGAGGTGGCTGGTGGGATGCGCCGATGTCGCCGGGGTAGCGCTGGCCGGGGAACTGGGGATGCCACTCGGTGGTCGGTTCGACCACCCAGGACGGTTCGTTCGGGTCCGGCCAGCGGTCGGTGTAGCGACCGTTCATCCGTTGGGCCTGTCGCCACATTCGGCCGCAAAGCCGATCCCGGAGGGCGGTGCGATGCCCGGGGGCGACGAGGTGCCCGGGGGTGTGCCCTCGCCGGGCGTCCGGTCGCCGCCTGCCACGCCTCGGTGGCCGGCTCGCGTCCGCTCGCTCACGGCGTTGTCACCTCGTTGCAAGTTGTCGCGCTGGGGCCTCGCGTGCCGGTCAGATCGCCCGTTCCGGCAGGGCGTGGCTGCGGATGGAGGGTAACGGCGTGGGCTCGGTCACCGCCACTATGGCGCTGCCCACGGGAGCAAACGTTATCCGACGGTTCCGGACATTTGGGTCGATAACCGTATCTGGTCCTCGACGATACCCCACCGTCGAGCGGACCGGGCCGGCCGGGATCGGCGTACCGGGCTCAGGGATGTTCCATCACCAGGACGGCGAAGGTGCCGGGGAGCAGGGCCTCGTAGCGGTGCGGGATGTCGCCGGGAAACGTCGCGTAGTCGCCCGGATCGAGGTCGACGGGATTCGCCTCGGGGCCGACGCGCAGCCGGCCGGCGGCCACCACCACGTGCTCGACGCTGCGGGGAGTGTGCCCGTCGGCCTCCCGGACGGCGCCGGGCTCCAACTCGATCAGGTAGACGTCCCGCCGCAGGTGCGCCGCACCGGCGCTGAGCAGCGTGCCGGTGAAGTCGGCCTGCACGGAGTGGATCCGTGGCCCCTCCCCGGCGCGGATCACCCGGATGGCGTCGTCGGCAGGCTCCACGAGCCGCCCGAACGGTACGCCGAGCGCCACGCCGAGCGCCCAGAGCGTCTCCACGCTCGGGTTGCCGGTCCCGGACTCCAGGTGGGAGAGAGTGGACTTGGCCACTCCTGCCCGGCGGGCGAGTTCGGTGAGCGAGATGCCGACGCGCTCCCGTTCGCGGCGTAGGGCGGTGGCGATGGTGGCCAGCGGGGCGGAGGGTTCCGGCGGCATTTGTTCGCTCCATCGGATGAATGTTCGGTTTGACGAACGGCTGCGAGCTGTTCACCATAATGAACCATGCGTACGGTACAACGAACAGCCGACGCCGGGGTGCTCCGAGATGTGCTCGCCCTCGGCGCGGCGATGGTCGCCGTGGGCGCCTCCTTCGGGGCGGTCGCGGTGGCTGCCGGGATCCCGGTGTGGGCCACACTGACGATGTCCGCGGTCCTCTACGCCGGCGGCGCGCAGTTCATGGCCGTCGGTCTCGTGGCCGCTGGCAGCCCCCTGGCCGCCGTGCTGGCCGGGCTCCTGCTCAACGCCCGGCACCTGCCGTTCGGGCTCGCGCTCGGCAACAGCCTCGGACCCCGGCTGGGGCACCGGCTGCTCGGCAGTCACCTGCTGACCGACGAGGCGACCGCCTTCACGCTCGCCCAGCCGGACGGCGTCGCCCGCCGACGGGCGTTCTGGCTGGCCGGCACGCTGCTCTTCGTCGCCTGGAACGCGGGCACCCTGGTCGGCGTGCTCGCGGGGGGCGCGGTCGGCGACCCGGCCGCGTTGGGCCTGGACGCCGCGTTCCCGGCCGGGCTCATCGCGTTGCTGCTGCCGTCCCTGCGCGACCGGGACACCCGTCACGCCGCGCTGGGCGGGGCCGCCCTCGCTGTCGTCGCCACCCCGCTGCTGCCGGCCGGACTGCCGGTGCTGCTCGCACTCGCCGGCCCGGCCCTCATCGCGCTGCGCCGCCGCCGTACGCCAACCGGCGGTGCCGGCCCCACCACAGTGCCGGCGGCCGGGGAGAGTGCGACGTGCTGATCGCGGTGATCCTGACGCTGGCCGCAGGCACCTACGGCTTCCGGGTCGCCGGTGTGCTGCTGCGGGACCGGCTCGACCTGCCCGAGTGGGCCCGACTGCTGCTGCCGGTCGCCGCGGCCGCGCTGCTCGCCGCGTTGGCGGCGACAGCGGCGATCACCGAGGCCGGCCGGTTCGCCGGCTGGGCCAGGCCGGTCGGGGTGCTCGTCGGCCTGCTGCTCGCCTGGCGTCGGGCGCCGTTCCTGCTGGTGGTGGTCGGCGCGGCGGTCACGGCCGCCGTGCTACGCCTGCTCGGTGTGCCGTGAGCGGGATCAGACCTTGTCGCCGAGTTTTACCTGCGGGGCCGGGGCACGCATCCGCCGGAAGGTGATCGCCCGCATCACCGCGTACAGGTAGAGCGAGCCCATCCGCTGGTCGGTCTTCGGGAAGCGCTCCCGGACCAACTTGCCGATCTTGCGGCAGATGAGCACCGAGTCGATGACCACGCCCAGCGCCAGCGCGCCCCACAGCAGGTTGGAGACCAGCCGGACCACCGGTGGCATCGCCGCGTTCGAGCCGATCAGCACGATCAACGCGCCACCGAAGAACCAGGTGCCGACGGTACGCCGGGAGTCGACCACGTTGCGGGCCAGCAGCCGCTCCGGGCCACGGTCGCGGGGGCCGCCCTCACGGCGGAACTCCGCGGCGGCCTCGGCGCGCAGCTTGCGTCGGCGCTCCCGCTCCTCCTCCTTGCTCAGGGGGCGGGTGGGGCCGGCGGGGCGCCGGCCGACGGTCGGCCGCTTGGGCGTCTCCCGACCCTTGGCCGGGGTGTAGCCCCGGGGCCGCTCGGCGGACTCCTCAGGGGTCACCGAGGAGGCGGCCTCGTCGACGAGGTCGGTGGACTTGCGGCGAAAGAGCGACGGCACGCGGCAAGGGTAGCCAACGGTTCGCGCCCGGTGCACATCGCGGTGCACCGGGCGCGAAAGGTGATCGAGGTTACGGACGCTCGACGTGCGCGCCCAGGTCGGCGAGCTTCGCCTCGAAGTCCTCGTAGCCGCGGTTGATCAGGTCGACGCCGTACACCCGGGAGGTGCCCTCGGCGGCGAGCGCCGCGATCAGGTGGCTGAAACCGGCCCGCAGGTCCGGAATGACCAGGTCCGCGGCGTGCAGCTTGCTCGGTCCGGCGATCACCGCCGAGTGCTTGAAGTTGCGTCGACCGAAGCGGCACGGGGTGCCGCCGAGGCAGTCCCGGTAGACCTGGATGTTGGCGCCCATCGAGTTGAGCGCCTCGGTGTAGCCCAGGCGCTGCTCGTAGACCGTCTCGTGGACGATCGACAGGCCCCGGGCCTGGGTGAGCGCGACCACGAGCGGCTGCTGCCAGTCGGTCATGAAACCCGGGTGTACGTCGGTCTCCAGCGCCACCGCGTTCAGCTCGCCGCCCGGGTGCCAGAAGCGGATGCCGCCCTCCTGACCCGGGTCGCCCAGCTTCGGCGGACGGGCGTCGGTGACCTCGTACTCGCCGCCGACGGACCGGAAGATGTTCAGGAAGGTCATCATGTCGGCCTGCTGAGCGCCGAGCACCTCGACGTGACCACGGGTGGCCAGCGCGGCGGCGGCCCAGCTGGCCGCCTCGATCCGGTCCGGGATCGGCCGGTGCGTGTAGCCGTGCAGCTTCGGCACACCCTGGATCTCGATCACCCGGTCGGTGTGGACCTTGATGATCGCGCCCATCTTCTGCAGGATGCAGATCAGGTCGATGATCTCCGGCTCCACCGCGGCGTTGCGCAGCTCGGTGACACCTTCGGCCATCACGGCGGTCAGCAGCACCTGCTCGGTGGCGCCGACGCTCGGGTACGGCAGGGCGAACTTGGTGCCGTGCAGCCCGTTGGGCGCGGACAGGTGCAGACCCTCGGGCCGCTTGTCGACGGTGGCGCCGAACTCCCGCAGCGCCTGAAGGTGGAAGTCGATCGGGCGCGGGCCGATGTGGCACCCACCCAGGTCGGGGATGAACGCGTGCCCCAGCCGGTGCAGCAGCGGCCCGCAGAACAGGATCGGAATCCGGCTCGAACCCGCGTGCACGTTGATCTGGTCGGTGCTGGCGCTCTCCACGTTGGCGGGGTCGAAGACGAGTTCGCCGTCCTCGACGCCGTCGGTCACCTTGACGCCGTGCAGCCCGAGCAGACCTCGGACCACCTCGACGTCGCGGATCTTCGGCACGTCGAACAATCGGCTCGGGGTGTCGCCGAGCAACGCGGCGACCATCGCCTTCGAAACCAGGTTCTTCGCGCCGCGCACGCGGATCCGCCCTTCGAGCGGAGCCCCTCCGTGCACGACCAGGACGTCGTCGGTCAACGCAACCTCCAGCGCGTCGGTGCTGCTGTGTTGATGGTGGGGAGCATGACCACTGTCGCTACCCCGGATGCGGGCATATCGAAACGGCCCGCTTGCGTCGTCGCTCCGGCAGCATAGCCCTCGGTGACGAAAAAGGACTCGGTCACACCGGCGTGTGCGGTACTAATCGGTGATCCGGCACTTTTGTGTGCCACGAGCGTCACGGAACGTGATCAGGGTGCGCCCGGGGGTGGGGTGACGGCGCCCGGCAGCGCGAGCATCTGGTCAAGCGCCACCCGAGCGTGGTGCGCGGTGTCGGCGTCCACAGTGATCTGGTTGACCACCCGGCCCGCGACCAGCTCCTCCAGCGCCCACACCAGGTGCGGCAGGTCGATCCGGTTCATCGTCGAGCAGTAGCAGACGGCCTTGTCCAGGAACATGATCTGCTTGTCCGGGTGGGCCAACGCCAGCCGGCGGACCAGGTTCAGCTCGGTGCCCAGCGCCCACGCCGAACCCGCCGGCGCCGCCTCGATGGTCTTGATGATGTACTCGGTGGAGCCGACGTAGTCCGAGGCCGTGACGACCTCGTGCCGGCACTCCGGGTGGACAAGCACGTTGACCTCGGGCACCCGCTCCCGTACGTCGTTGACGCTGTCCAGCGTGAACCGGCCGTGCACCGAGCAGTGCCCCCGCCACAGGATCATCTTGGCGTCGCGCAGCTGCTCCGGGGTGAGCCCGCCGCCGGGCTTGTGCGGGTCGTAGAGGACACAGTCGTCGAGCGACAGGCCCATCTCCAGCACCGCCGTGTTGCGGCCCAGGTGCTGGTCGGGCAGGAAGAACACCTTCGACCCCTGCTCGTACGCCCAGTCCAGGGCGCGCCGGGCGTTGGAGGAGGTGCAGACCACCCCGCCGTTGCGGCCCACGAAGCCCTTGATGTCTGCCGACGAGTTCATGTACGTCACCGGGACCGTGTCGCCGGCGATGCCCAGCTCGGTGAGCGTGTCCCAGGCGGCCTCGACCTGACCCAGCACGGCCATGTCCGCCATCGAGCAGCCGGCCGCCAGATCGGGCAGGATCACCCGCTGGGAGTCGGTGGTGAGGATGTCGGCGCTCTCGGCCATGAAGTGCACGCCGCAGAAGACGATGTACTCCGCGTCCGGGCGGGCGGCCGCCTCCCGGGCCAGCTTGAACGAGTCGCCTGTCACGTCGGCGAACTGGATCACCTCGTCGCGCTGGTAGTGATGCCCCAGCACGAACACCTTGCTACCCAGCTTCGCCTTCGCCGCGGTGGCGCGAGCCACCAGGTCGGGGTCGCTGGGCGCCGGCAGGTCGCCCGGACATTCGACGCCGCGCTCGGTGTCGGGGTCGCTGCCCCGGCCGAGCAGCAGCAGAGCCGTCGCCGTGTTGGAGGGTTCCACCCAGGTCGAAGTCACGAGATCCATGGTCCCACAGCGCGAGCACGGCGCAGCTTCTCTCGATGTGGGCTGCCACACTGCACCGCATGCGTGTGTTGCTCTGCCCGGACAAGTTCGCCGGCACTCTGCCCGCCCCGGAGGTCGCCGCGGCCGTTGCTGCCGGGTGGCGCACCGTCACCGCCGGCGACGACCTGCTGCTCCGGCCCCTCGCCGACGGCGGGCCGGGCTTCGTGGAGGTGCTCGCCGAGGCACTCGACGGCAGGCGGGTGCCGGTGCCGACCGTCGACCCGTTGGGCCGTCCGGCGGCAGGTGAGATCCTGCTCACCGCCGACGGCGCCACCGCCTACCTGGAGAGCGCCCAGGCGTGCGGGCTGCACCTGCTCACCGCCGCCGAGCGCGACCCGAAGACCACCACGTCGTACGGGCTGGGCCTGCTGGTGACCGCCGCCGTGGAGAGCGGGGCGAGCACCGTGGTGATCGGGCTGGGCGGCTCCGGCACCAACGACGGCGGCGCCGGCATGCTGGCCGCGCTGGGCGTCACCCCACTGGACGCCGGCGGCGCCGCGCTTCCGTACGGCGGGGCGGCGCTGGCCGCGATCGACGCGCTGGACGGCGCGCCCCGGCTGCGCGGCGCCCGGCTGGTCGCCGCCACCGACGTGGACAACCCGCTGCTCGGGCTGCATGGCGCGAGCAACGTGTTCGGCCCGCAGAAGGGCGCCGACCGGGCCGATGTACTGCTGCTCGACGCCGCGCTGGAGCGCTTCGCCGAGGTGCTGGAACGGGACCTGCCCGGCTGCCCGGCAGGGCTCGGCGCGCTGCCCGGTGGTGGGGCCGCCGGCGGCCTCGGTGCGGCGATCCTCGCGCTCGGGGGCACCTGCGAGTCGGGCATCGGTCTGGTCACCAGCGCCACCCGGCTGGACGCCGCGCTGGACACCGTCGACCTGGTGATCACCGGTGAGGGGTCCTTCGACCACCAGTCGCTGCGGGGCAAGGTCGTCGCCGGGGTGGCCGGGGCGGCCCGCGACAGGGGGGTGCCGTGCGTGGTGGTGGCCGGTCAGGTGAGCACCGGCCGGCGGGAGGCCGCCTCAGCGGGGGTGACCGACGCGTACAGCCTGGTCGAGCACTTCGGCGGCGAGGAGGCCGGCGGCCTGGACGCCGCGCTCAGCAGGCCCGCTGACGGGTTGCGCGAGCTGGGCGCGCGGCTGGCCCGGCAGTGGAGCCGCTGAGCGCTACTCCCCGTGTCGGCACGGCCTCATCCGGGGCGACCTGCGATGCCGATCCCGCCACGCGGGTGGGCCCGGCCGAAGCGGCGTACGATCAGAACTGGACCACAACCGGGAATCACTGGACGACGCGTGATGTTGGCCAGTGCGTCCGGACCTAAAACCGCGCAGGGAGACTTCCACGTGACCACGCCAGCGCAGACCGAGTCGACCGAGGCCCAGGCCCCTACTTCCGTCGTCCTCACCGACGTCGCGGCGCAGAAGGTCAAGGCTCTGATCGAGCAGGAGGGCCGCGATGACCTGCGGCTCCGCGTCGCGGTGCAGCCGGGTGGCTGCTCCGGCCTGCGGTACCAGCTCTTCTTCGACGAGCGTTCGCTCGACGGCGACGTCGTCACCGACTTCGGTGGCGTCGAGGTCGTCGTCGACCGGATGAGCAGCCCCTACCTGTCCGGCGCGACGATCGACTTCGCCGACCGGATCGACGCACAGGGCTTCACCATCGACAACCCGAACGCGGGCAACTCCTGCGCCTGCGGCGACTCGTTCAACTGAGTCGCGCCACACACCAGCGCGACGACGGGGCCGTCCTCCGGGGCGGCCCCGTCGTCGTGTCGGTGCGCCGGTGGGAGCGGTCCCGCATCGCCGGTTATCGCAGGTTGCTGTTGTCCGACCGACAAGACATCACGCGGTTGCCGGGCCGGTAGGCTGACCGCGCCCTGCTCCCGACCCCGAGGGTTGACATGAAGATCGCCGTGACCGGCTCGATCGCCACCGATCACCTGATGAGCTTTCCCGGTCGCTTCGCCGACCAGCTCATCGCTGATCAGCTGCACAAGGTTTCGCTCTCCTTCCTGGTGGACGACCTCGTGCTCCGCCGTGGCGGTGTGGCGGCGAACATCTCCTTCGGCATGGCGCAGCTCGGGCTGCGCCCCGTGCTGCTGGGCGCGGTGGGCGCCGACTTCGCCGACTACCGCTCCTGGCTGGAGCGGCACGGCGTGGACTGCGACTCGGTGCACATCAGCGAGGTGGCGCACACCGCCCGCTTCGTCTGCACCACCGACACCGACATGTGCCAGATCGCCTCGTTCTACGCGGGCGCGATGAGCGAGGCACGCAACATCGAGCTGGCCCCGGTCGCCGACCGGCTCGGCGGCCTGGACCTGGTGCTTGTCAGCGCCAACGATCCCGAGGCGATGCTGCGGCACTCGGCCGAGTGCCGCTCCCGTGGGTACGCGTTCGCCGCCGACCCCTCGCAGCAGCTCGCCCGGATGCCCGGCGAGGACGTGGTGGCGCTTATCGAGGGCGCCGAGTACCTGATGACGAACGAATACGAGAAGTCGC from Micromonospora profundi harbors:
- a CDS encoding WG repeat-containing protein translates to MNGRYTDRWPDPNEPSWVVEPTTEWHPQFPGQRYPGDIGASHQPPPPPRGRATVVGRTEVPPLAPTRPDGTYLGRSWADEPPAEQAHDRSWPDDEPVGNPAYSWPRGDDRPLDPPPRGRSDAPHYDHEPYRRPLPEPPRREERRSPESDRRTAWSDRRPSDERGPAREAAWHREQQAPERYDSRRPQPTDRGHPAAPPVSPAPRFDGGWVPEPDETPRGRGTSERQTAGHDRRTPDRYDARPPRSHDERPANGWAAEAPGTWAPVDSSPRHRPDRRPDDARRPERADDIRRPDRPEDARRPERPDDVRRPERPDDVRRPERPDDARRMERPEDIRRSEWAAEGAGSGGRPRPDGNPGASADRRHRPDEGYGTPPTPDGGWRRRPEQEAPEQSRRDERRRPDTEQHRREAAARAEAYPDRRPREETSPEAYREPRVQPASRPDGMLPWPPPGPVRPDRTREPGHRDPETGAPSRPASRPERAPAERSRYDDRPARPATTTPTAPGRATPVPPAPVSPARPISPAPASPARPVSPAPGSPAAPGRDRPAAFTSDSAAPKSPVPHSAAPTSPAPTQYERRPSTPAGHDRDRPVSAAPVSPPRDVPVSGPPAARLRLEFLPATVDPPIPADRDEPSPTDRREPSPPPDRREPSPPLDRREPSPPTDWRESSERRTPVGPAPTAAAQPTAPPRYPGPGAGSRTGSGSGPDEARRDVGPAVAPPPTWQRPDPPVARPLSAPTSPAPEVDPDRALPIAPGVPRRYVPPPPSEPPASSAPPPAEVPAQRPDAWFSPAKPAEPDKGERTERETTEPVETVERETSGPAETVDATVATETAGTTDATDPVEATDDRAILSSSAAPVSGPVGEHDRSTVDAEPTAADRWTDAAVTAPVSAPPAQPISAPPATPISAPPATPASSPPVDEVDADHDVDVDHDVDADHDVDADHDVNVDADFDADHDDRAGGNDDEGPYLVHAAEPPPAVAVEPAPTEAQHPGPADTGAQAHSEHLRDTATDTDEGADAEPSSADTSDVPSANAGSDDPAAPDRPTSAPPAPTDVHEPSPTADAATPTHHPAVEATSAPPEEDAKTDAEEDADTGAEKDAEPPVAARPVSGVPAGVVPGPRTGSADVDAPTSAPPAAAPEPRRPSLADPGDPEQVLAAYRWRLDPVTLREELTEPDSMRAIRRRLTEKLGSAIDNRARARLLSLRAVASRILGDLDDALADGRLALTYAEATGELRRTALAQARLAHVLRWRGDFAEADQLFAEANSVELPDRLRASLHEHAGRTCYDQGRLMEACQHFERALDLRGAGDAELLERVRVALDAVAERASADGFGPYPRSRDEVLDRDRPPQPDRDGPLWGYVDQDGDVVIPARYAEAQPFHDGLAWVRRPDTDRWSLINLLGTTVIPPSYRVARPFSDGLAWVVTDGGWTAIDPTGAVQVPPNFAEVRPFRRGLAAVRREGWGAVDRTGRIVVPTRYHGFVTELTDGGPVDGFTDEGLVVVDVAGRRGVVDRTGAVLVPPAYPMLVIHPVAFLVGSGGRWGALDRQGEPLIDPVHRDRAEVLAEIDRLLTDANPVL
- a CDS encoding helix-turn-helix domain-containing protein, producing MPPEPSAPLATIATALRRERERVGISLTELARRAGVAKSTLSHLESGTGNPSVETLWALGVALGVPFGRLVEPADDAIRVIRAGEGPRIHSVQADFTGTLLSAGAAHLRRDVYLIELEPGAVREADGHTPRSVEHVVVAAGRLRVGPEANPVDLDPGDYATFPGDIPHRYEALLPGTFAVLVMEHP
- a CDS encoding AzlC family ABC transporter permease, which gives rise to MRTVQRTADAGVLRDVLALGAAMVAVGASFGAVAVAAGIPVWATLTMSAVLYAGGAQFMAVGLVAAGSPLAAVLAGLLLNARHLPFGLALGNSLGPRLGHRLLGSHLLTDEATAFTLAQPDGVARRRAFWLAGTLLFVAWNAGTLVGVLAGGAVGDPAALGLDAAFPAGLIALLLPSLRDRDTRHAALGGAALAVVATPLLPAGLPVLLALAGPALIALRRRRTPTGGAGPTTVPAAGESATC
- a CDS encoding AzlD domain-containing protein; amino-acid sequence: MLIAVILTLAAGTYGFRVAGVLLRDRLDLPEWARLLLPVAAAALLAALAATAAITEAGRFAGWARPVGVLVGLLLAWRRAPFLLVVVGAAVTAAVLRLLGVP
- a CDS encoding DUF3043 domain-containing protein translates to MPSLFRRKSTDLVDEAASSVTPEESAERPRGYTPAKGRETPKRPTVGRRPAGPTRPLSKEEERERRRKLRAEAAAEFRREGGPRDRGPERLLARNVVDSRRTVGTWFFGGALIVLIGSNAAMPPVVRLVSNLLWGALALGVVIDSVLICRKIGKLVRERFPKTDQRMGSLYLYAVMRAITFRRMRAPAPQVKLGDKV
- the murA gene encoding UDP-N-acetylglucosamine 1-carboxyvinyltransferase, with the translated sequence MTDDVLVVHGGAPLEGRIRVRGAKNLVSKAMVAALLGDTPSRLFDVPKIRDVEVVRGLLGLHGVKVTDGVEDGELVFDPANVESASTDQINVHAGSSRIPILFCGPLLHRLGHAFIPDLGGCHIGPRPIDFHLQALREFGATVDKRPEGLHLSAPNGLHGTKFALPYPSVGATEQVLLTAVMAEGVTELRNAAVEPEIIDLICILQKMGAIIKVHTDRVIEIQGVPKLHGYTHRPIPDRIEAASWAAAALATRGHVEVLGAQQADMMTFLNIFRSVGGEYEVTDARPPKLGDPGQEGGIRFWHPGGELNAVALETDVHPGFMTDWQQPLVVALTQARGLSIVHETVYEQRLGYTEALNSMGANIQVYRDCLGGTPCRFGRRNFKHSAVIAGPSKLHAADLVIPDLRAGFSHLIAALAAEGTSRVYGVDLINRGYEDFEAKLADLGAHVERP
- the nadA gene encoding quinolinate synthase NadA — its product is MTSTWVEPSNTATALLLLGRGSDPDTERGVECPGDLPAPSDPDLVARATAAKAKLGSKVFVLGHHYQRDEVIQFADVTGDSFKLAREAAARPDAEYIVFCGVHFMAESADILTTDSQRVILPDLAAGCSMADMAVLGQVEAAWDTLTELGIAGDTVPVTYMNSSADIKGFVGRNGGVVCTSSNARRALDWAYEQGSKVFFLPDQHLGRNTAVLEMGLSLDDCVLYDPHKPGGGLTPEQLRDAKMILWRGHCSVHGRFTLDSVNDVRERVPEVNVLVHPECRHEVVTASDYVGSTEYIIKTIEAAPAGSAWALGTELNLVRRLALAHPDKQIMFLDKAVCYCSTMNRIDLPHLVWALEELVAGRVVNQITVDADTAHHARVALDQMLALPGAVTPPPGAP
- a CDS encoding glycerate kinase family protein, which translates into the protein MWAATLHRMRVLLCPDKFAGTLPAPEVAAAVAAGWRTVTAGDDLLLRPLADGGPGFVEVLAEALDGRRVPVPTVDPLGRPAAGEILLTADGATAYLESAQACGLHLLTAAERDPKTTTSYGLGLLVTAAVESGASTVVIGLGGSGTNDGGAGMLAALGVTPLDAGGAALPYGGAALAAIDALDGAPRLRGARLVAATDVDNPLLGLHGASNVFGPQKGADRADVLLLDAALERFAEVLERDLPGCPAGLGALPGGGAAGGLGAAILALGGTCESGIGLVTSATRLDAALDTVDLVITGEGSFDHQSLRGKVVAGVAGAARDRGVPCVVVAGQVSTGRREAASAGVTDAYSLVEHFGGEEAGGLDAALSRPADGLRELGARLARQWSR
- the erpA gene encoding iron-sulfur cluster insertion protein ErpA, yielding MTTPAQTESTEAQAPTSVVLTDVAAQKVKALIEQEGRDDLRLRVAVQPGGCSGLRYQLFFDERSLDGDVVTDFGGVEVVVDRMSSPYLSGATIDFADRIDAQGFTIDNPNAGNSCACGDSFN
- a CDS encoding carbohydrate kinase family protein, with protein sequence MKIAVTGSIATDHLMSFPGRFADQLIADQLHKVSLSFLVDDLVLRRGGVAANISFGMAQLGLRPVLLGAVGADFADYRSWLERHGVDCDSVHISEVAHTARFVCTTDTDMCQIASFYAGAMSEARNIELAPVADRLGGLDLVLVSANDPEAMLRHSAECRSRGYAFAADPSQQLARMPGEDVVALIEGAEYLMTNEYEKSLLQSKAKLSDDQLLDLVKVRVTTLGKDGVEIAGRGIDRIHVPIAREIRAVDPTGVGDGFRAGFFTALSWGLGLERAAQVGSLLATLALETVGTQEYEVRRDLFVKRLAESYGDTAAEEVRPHLLP